Proteins from a single region of Paraburkholderia sp. ZP32-5:
- a CDS encoding SH3-like domain-containing protein yields MTINKGMSQPENLVNRIPNDLGGLSAGPVQITDHELLPWEKRCHALADVLDFHKIINTEEKRRGVEALGSEMVNKLSYYQRWLVAFSNILFAKGILVPSQLAQKMDEVQQRWHDEAAKAERAGL; encoded by the coding sequence ATGACCATCAACAAGGGAATGAGTCAGCCCGAGAACCTCGTCAACCGTATTCCCAATGATCTCGGCGGCCTGAGCGCGGGGCCCGTGCAGATTACCGATCACGAACTGCTGCCGTGGGAAAAGCGCTGCCATGCATTGGCGGATGTGCTGGACTTTCACAAGATCATCAACACCGAGGAAAAGCGCCGCGGTGTCGAAGCGCTCGGTAGCGAGATGGTCAACAAACTGTCCTATTACCAGCGTTGGCTCGTTGCCTTTTCGAACATCCTGTTCGCGAAGGGTATTCTGGTTCCGTCACAATTGGCGCAGAAGATGGACGAGGTGCAGCAACGCTGGCATGACGAAGCGGCAAAGGCCGAACGCGCCGGCTTATGA